The Chryseobacterium indicum genome includes a window with the following:
- the dnaK gene encoding molecular chaperone DnaK, protein MSKIIGIDLGTTNSCVAVMEGKDPVVIPNAEGKRTTPSIVAFTEDGERKVGDPAKRQAVTNPKKTVYSIKRFIGTHFKEDAKEISRVPYEVVSGPNDTVKVKIDDREYTPQEISAMTLQKMKKTAEDYLGQEVTRAVITVPAYFNDAQRQATKEAGEIAGLKVERIINEPTAAALAYGLDKNHKDQKIAVYDLGGGTFDISILDLGDGVFEVLSTNGDTHLGGDDFDDVIINWMADEFKSEEGVDLKSDAIALQRLKEAAEKAKIELSSSPQTEINLPYITATATGPKHLVKTLTKAKFEQLSADLVRRSMEPVAKALKDAGLSTSDIDEVILVGGSTRIPIIQEEVEKFFGKKPSKGVNPDEVVAIGAAIQGGVLTGDVKDVLLLDVTPLSLGIETMGSVFTKLIEANTTIPTKKSEVFSTASDNQPAVSIRVGQGERPMFNDNKEIGRFDLTDIPPAPRGVPQIEVTFDIDANGILSVSAKDKGTGKEQSIKIQASSGLSDEEIERMKKEAQENASADAKKKEEVEIFNKADGLIFQTEKQLKEFGEKLSADKKAAIEAAHGELKTAFEAKNADDVKAKTEALDAAWMAASEELYAAGQQPGADAGAQNAGNAGGAEDVQDADFEEVK, encoded by the coding sequence ATGAGTAAAATAATTGGAATTGACTTAGGAACAACCAACTCTTGTGTTGCTGTAATGGAGGGTAAAGACCCTGTTGTTATTCCTAACGCAGAAGGTAAAAGAACAACGCCGTCTATCGTTGCGTTCACAGAAGATGGTGAAAGAAAAGTAGGAGATCCTGCAAAAAGACAGGCGGTAACGAATCCAAAGAAAACAGTATATTCAATTAAAAGATTCATCGGAACTCACTTTAAAGAAGATGCGAAAGAAATTTCAAGAGTGCCTTATGAAGTGGTTTCCGGACCAAATGATACCGTAAAAGTAAAAATCGACGACAGAGAATATACTCCACAGGAAATTTCTGCAATGACGCTTCAGAAAATGAAGAAAACTGCTGAAGATTATCTTGGACAGGAAGTAACAAGAGCGGTAATTACGGTTCCTGCATACTTCAACGACGCGCAGAGACAGGCTACGAAAGAAGCGGGTGAAATCGCAGGTCTTAAAGTAGAAAGAATCATCAACGAGCCTACTGCTGCTGCATTAGCTTACGGTTTAGATAAAAACCACAAAGACCAGAAAATCGCGGTATACGATTTAGGAGGTGGTACTTTCGATATCTCTATCCTTGATTTAGGAGATGGTGTATTCGAAGTATTGTCTACAAACGGAGATACGCATTTAGGAGGTGATGATTTTGATGATGTAATCATCAACTGGATGGCAGATGAATTCAAATCTGAAGAAGGAGTTGACTTAAAGTCTGATGCAATCGCATTACAAAGATTGAAAGAAGCGGCTGAAAAAGCAAAAATCGAATTGTCTTCTTCTCCGCAGACTGAAATCAACCTTCCATATATCACAGCTACTGCTACTGGTCCTAAACACTTAGTGAAGACTTTAACGAAAGCTAAATTTGAGCAGTTATCTGCAGATTTGGTAAGAAGATCTATGGAGCCGGTTGCTAAAGCCTTGAAAGATGCAGGTTTATCTACTTCAGATATCGACGAGGTAATCTTGGTAGGAGGTTCTACAAGAATCCCGATCATTCAGGAAGAAGTGGAAAAATTCTTTGGTAAAAAACCATCTAAAGGAGTTAACCCGGATGAGGTTGTAGCGATTGGTGCAGCGATTCAGGGAGGTGTATTAACCGGAGACGTAAAAGACGTTCTTTTATTAGACGTTACGCCACTTTCTTTAGGTATCGAAACAATGGGTTCTGTTTTCACTAAATTAATTGAAGCGAACACTACGATCCCAACTAAAAAATCTGAGGTATTCTCTACAGCTTCTGATAACCAGCCGGCTGTAAGCATCAGAGTAGGACAGGGAGAAAGACCAATGTTCAACGATAACAAAGAAATCGGTAGATTCGACCTTACAGATATTCCACCTGCGCCAAGAGGAGTTCCTCAAATCGAAGTAACATTCGATATTGATGCAAACGGTATCTTAAGTGTTTCTGCTAAAGATAAAGGAACAGGTAAAGAGCAGTCTATTAAAATTCAGGCTTCTTCAGGTCTTTCTGACGAAGAAATTGAAAGAATGAAGAAAGAAGCTCAGGAAAATGCTTCTGCCGATGCTAAGAAAAAAGAAGAAGTTGAAATTTTCAACAAAGCAGACGGATTAATTTTCCAGACTGAAAAGCAATTGAAAGAGTTTGGTGAGAAATTATCTGCTGATAAAAAAGCAGCTATTGAAGCCGCTCACGGAGAACTGAAAACGGCTTTCGAAGCTAAAAATGCAGACGATGTAAAAGCTAAAACAGAAGCTTTAGATGCAGCTTGGATGGCAGCTTCAGAAGAATTGTACGCAGCAGGACAACAGCCGGGAGCTGATGCAGGAGCACAGAACGCAGGAAATGCAGGAGGTGCAGAAGATGTACAGGATGCAGACTTTGAAGAAGTGAAATAA
- a CDS encoding DUF255 domain-containing protein gives MKISKTLLFLGLLLFQLHFAQEKADVVLNKALSEAKSKNKNVLLMFHASWCKWCHVMEKNMNLPETKPIFDKKFVTAYVDVQEMGEKKKLENPGGEALMEKYKGKEAGLPFWLVLNPKGEVLADSFNDKNENLGCPSTAEEVDTFVAKLKKSSKMNDKELQTVKQTFLNKN, from the coding sequence ATGAAAATTTCTAAAACCCTTCTATTTTTAGGCTTGTTATTATTTCAGTTACATTTTGCTCAGGAAAAAGCGGATGTTGTTTTAAACAAAGCGCTGAGCGAAGCTAAATCTAAAAATAAAAATGTATTGCTGATGTTTCACGCTTCGTGGTGCAAATGGTGTCACGTCATGGAAAAGAACATGAATTTACCGGAAACAAAGCCGATTTTTGATAAAAAATTTGTTACCGCTTATGTAGATGTTCAGGAAATGGGCGAAAAGAAAAAACTTGAAAATCCCGGTGGAGAAGCATTGATGGAAAAGTACAAAGGCAAAGAAGCCGGACTTCCGTTCTGGCTCGTCCTGAATCCGAAAGGGGAGGTTCTTGCAGATTCTTTCAATGATAAAAACGAAAATCTGGGATGTCCGTCAACGGCTGAAGAAGTAGATACTTTTGTTGCCAAACTTAAAAAATCTTCAAAAATGAACGACAAAGAACTTCAGACAGTCAAACAGACTTTTTTAAACAAGAATTAA
- a CDS encoding DUF7674 family protein — translation MMNVQMPTINQKIASEYLKFFYPPLRTEITQLSSQDNFAGIMQATINYLKKLLQEAKVNIIAHHIKLMEMIYKGGDSYVKDMIENLFVRSFESFKKHAKISHWKLLYQYMPVTFQVIYNDQRKQDKIFFGK, via the coding sequence ATGATGAATGTACAGATGCCAACTATTAATCAAAAAATAGCCAGTGAGTATTTAAAATTTTTCTATCCGCCACTTCGCACAGAAATTACCCAATTGTCTTCACAGGATAATTTTGCAGGAATTATGCAGGCAACGATTAATTATCTGAAAAAACTTCTTCAGGAAGCTAAGGTAAATATTATTGCCCATCACATCAAACTGATGGAAATGATCTATAAAGGCGGAGATTCTTATGTAAAAGACATGATCGAAAATCTTTTTGTACGGTCTTTTGAAAGCTTTAAAAAGCACGCTAAGATTTCCCACTGGAAACTTCTTTACCAATATATGCCTGTGACTTTTCAGGTGATCTACAACGATCAGCGAAAGCAGGATAAAATCTTTTTCGGAAAGTAA